Proteins found in one Arachis stenosperma cultivar V10309 chromosome 8, arast.V10309.gnm1.PFL2, whole genome shotgun sequence genomic segment:
- the LOC130945846 gene encoding uncharacterized protein LOC130945846, with protein sequence MGCCFSTINTPNTNKDQNALKSDLTHENLNHRAPPSPPPVEEKSVVKEVLSETPISKPQVSVLTIETETQLPKIGNSKCPIFNEAQEQVSLEVSQITETCSISESFFSTTTNATTAATGAETREDEATSKLRTIEGTQNLNRSQSKHSCDAKSIGGRERRPKSPSRTLPEKRVPASPQSACQRDSGQVRRRPGESTGQRARSPSSVGRFCDGNRRNQVKPRGNGCRRLAPVKGVVKENCRKENDVVTHEESLDNPRVSLECFIFL encoded by the coding sequence ATGGGTTGCTGCTTCAGCACCATCAATACTCCAAACACCAATAAAGATCAAAATGCCCTTAAATCAGATTTGACCCATGAAAACCTAAACCACAGAGCTCCACCATCACCACCACCTGTTGAAGAAAAATCTGTAGTTAAAGAGGTTCTATCTGAAACACCCATTTCCAAACCCCAAGTTTCTGTTTTGACGATAGAAACAGAGACCCAACTTCCAAAAATCGGAAATTCAAAGTGCCCCATCTTCAACGAAGCTCAGGAACAAGTCTCTCTGGAAGTGTCTCAGATTACAGAGACATGCAGCATTAGCGAGAGCTTCTTCTCCACCACCACCAACGCTACTACCGCCGCCACCGGAGCCGAAACTAGAGAAGACGAAGCCACAAGCAAGCTAAGAACCATAGAGGGAACGCAGAACCTGAACCGTTCCCAATCGAAGCATTCCTGCGATGCAAAAAGTATCGGTGGCAGAGAACGAAGGCCGAAATCTCCATCGAGAACGCTGCCGGAAAAGAGGGTTCCGGCAAGTCCGCAGTCCGCTTGCCAGAGGGATTCCGGTCAAGTTCGCCGTCGTCCAGGCGAGAGTACCGGCCAGAGAGCGAGGTCTCCGTCGTCTGTCGGGAGGTTCTGCGACGGAAACAGAAGGAATCAAGTGAAACCACGGGGAAACGGCTGTCGGAGGTTGGCGCCGGTGAAGGGTGTGGTGAAGGAGAACTGTAGGAAGGAAAACGACGTCGTTACACATGAAGAATCACTTGACAACCCACGTGTTTCATTGGAATGCTTTATTTTTCTCTAG
- the LOC130945847 gene encoding indole-3-acetic acid-amido synthetase GH3.10-like: MDKHEPETVRSTSSYVNNGNINDHEGDMIRWFEEVSAKAGAVQTEVLCRILKENFKVEYLNKWLLVGKEEINVAEMDACALESLFTSVVPLSSHEDFEPFIQRIADGDTASILTQQPITTLSLSSGTTEGRQKFVPFTRHSAQTTLETFTLSAAYRSRVYPIREGGKILEFIYSGNQFKTKGGLIAGTATTHYYASEEFRIKQERTKSFTCSPYEVISAGDYKQSTYCHLLLGLFFSHDVEFITSAFVYGIVQAFRSFEELWRDLCNDIRHGTLSSRIKVPKMREAVLEIITANQSLASRIEGICEEVEVMDWFGLIPKLWPNAKYVYSIMTGSMQPYLKRLRHYANGLPLVSGDYGSSESWIGVNVDPSSPPESVTFAVVPTFSYFEFIPLYRHKHSCGSSHDAAAADDFVEDKPIPLSKVKVGQEYEIALTTFTGLYRCRLGDVVEVGGFHNGTPKLNFICRRKLILTVNIDKNTEKDLQAVVEKASHILHSQTNNNAELVDFTSYAELTTQPGCYVIFWEIKGDAHDHVLQSCSTEMDAAFVDYGYVVSRKTSSIGPLELCIVEKGTFKKILDCFVANGATLGQFKTPRCTNNPLLLNILHACTLKIFRSTAYA, translated from the exons ATGGATAAACATGAACCTGAAACAGTTAGAAGCACTAGCAGTTATGTCAACAATGGCAACATCAATGATCATGAAGGCGACATGATTAGGTGGTTCGAGGAAGTGTCCGCCAAGGCCGGTGCTGTCCAAACGGAGGTGCTATGCCGGATCCTGAAAGAGAATTTCAAGGTGGAATATCTGAACAAATGGTTATTAGTAGGGAAGGAAGAGATTAATGTGGCAGAGATGGATGCATGTGCTTTGGAATCTCTTTTCACTTCTGTGGTTCCTCTTTCCTCTCATGAGGATTTTGAACCATTTATTCAAAGGATTGCAGATGGGGACACTGCCTCTATACTCACTCAGCAACCCATAACCACTCTTTCCCTAAG TTCCGGAACCACAGAAGGAAGGCAGAAATTTGTTCCATTCACGAGGCACAGTGCACAAACAACCCTTGAAACTTTCACTTTATCTGCAGCATATAGGTCAAG GGTTTATCCAATAAGGGAAGGAGGTAAGATTCTTGAATTCATATACAGCGGCAACCAATTCAAAACAAAAGGAGGGTTAATTGCAGGAACCGCCACAACACACTACTATGCAAGTGAGGAGTTCAGGATCAAACAGGAGAGAACTAAGTCATTCACTTGCAGCCCCTATGAGGTTATCTCCGCCGGTGACTACAAGCAATCCACCTACTGCCACCTCCTCCTCGGCCTCTTCTTCTCTCATGATGTCGAATTCATCACCTCTGCCTTCGTCTATGGCATCGTCCAAGCCTTTCGCAGCTTCGAAGAGCTCTGGAGAGACTTGTGCAATGACATTAGACACGGCACCTTAAGTTCTAGAATAAAG GTACCAAAAATGAGAGAGGCGGTGTTGGAAATCATAACAGCAAACCAAAGTTTGGCATCAAGAATAGAAGGGATATGCGAGGAGGTAGAAGTGATGGATTGGTTTGGTTTGATTCCGAAGCTATGGCCAAATGCAAAGTACGTGTATTCCATAATGACAGGTTCAATGCAACCATATTTGAAGAGGCTAAGGCACTATGCAAATGGGTTACCATTGGTGAGTGGTGACTATGGTTCAAGTGAGAGCTGGATTGGGGTTAATGTGGATCCAAGTTCACCACCAGAGAGTGTCACATTTGCTGTGGTTCCAACTTTCTCTTACTTTGAGTTCATACCACTTTACAGACACAAACATAGTTGCGGTTCCTCTCATGATGCTGCTGCTGCTGATGATTTCGTTGAAGACAAGCCAATCCCACTATCTAAGGTTAAAGTTGGACAAGAGTACGAAATTGCACTCACCACTTTCACTG GACTGTACAGGTGCAGATTGGGAGATGTAGTAGAAGTAGGTGGATTTCACAATGGGACCCCAAAACTTAACTTCATATGCAGAAGGAAACTGATCCTAACAGTCAACATAGACAAGAACACAGAGAAGGACCTCCAAGCAGTGGTCGAGAAAGCCTCTCACATCCTCCATTCACAAACAAACAACAACGCCGAGCTTGTTGACTTCACAAGCTACGCCGAACTAACAACCCAACCCGGCTGCTACGTCATTTTCTGGGAGATCAAAGGAGACGCACACGATCATGTGCTTCAATCTTGTTCCACTGAAATGGACGCTGCTTTTGTTGACTATGGCTACGTGGTTTCCAGGAAAACAAGCTCCATAGGGCCATTGGAGCTTTGCATTGTGGAGAAGGGTACGTTTAAGAAGATTCTGGATTGTTTTGTTGCAAATGGTGCCACTTTGGGACAGTTCAAGACTCCTAGGTGCACCAATAACCCTCTCTTGCTCAACATTCTTCATGCATGCACCCTTAAGATCTTTCGCAGCACTGCTTATGCTTAA